In the Camelus ferus isolate YT-003-E chromosome 34, BCGSAC_Cfer_1.0, whole genome shotgun sequence genome, one interval contains:
- the SPX gene encoding spexin: MGNSSSAPQRFFERRNWTPQAMLYLKGAQGRRFISDHSRRKDLSDRPPPERRSPNPQLLTFPEAGAVLWAFLQKPQEAGEENFDQTRFLEDRLLKW, encoded by the exons ATGGGAAATTCCAGCAGTGCTCCGCAG AGATTCTTTGAGAGAAGGAACTGGACCCCTCAAGCTATGCTGTACCTGAAGGGCGCAC AGGGGCGCCGCTTCATCTCCGACCACAGCCGGAGGAAGGACCTCTCCGACCGGCCGCCGCCGG aAAGACGAAGCCCAAATCCGCAGCTACTGACTTTTCCAGAGGCAGGAGCTGTGCTGTGGGCTTTCTTGCAGAAACCGCAAGAAG ctgGAGAAGAAAACTTTGATCAAACCAGATTCCTAGAAGACAGACTGCTAAAGTGGTGA
- the GOLT1B gene encoding vesicle transport protein GOT1B — MISLTDTQKIGMGLTGFGVFFLFFGMILFFDKALLAIGNVLFVAGLAFVIGLERTFRFFFQKHKMKATGFFLGGVFVVLIGWPLIGMIFEIYGFFLLFRGFFPVVVGFIRRVPVLGSLLNLPGIRSFVDKVGESNNMV; from the exons AGATCGGAATGGGGTTAACGGGGTTTGGagtgtttttcctgttctttggaATGATTCTCTTTTTTGACAAAGCACTACTGGCTATCGGAAAT gTCTTATTTGTGGCTGGCTTGGCTTTTGTAATTGGTTTAGAAAGAACATTCAGATTCTTcttccaaaaacataaaatgaaagcGACGGGGTTCTTCCTGGGCGGTGTATTTGTAGTCCTCATTGGTTGGCCTTTGATAGGCATGATCTTCGAAATTTATGGATTCTTTCTCTTGTTCAG ggGCTTCTTTCCTGTGGTCGTTGGCTTTATTAGAAGAGTGCCAGTCCTCGGATCCCTGCTGAATTTACCTGGAATTAGATCA TTTGTAGATAAAGTTGGAGAAAGCAACAATATGGTATAA